From a region of the Cyprinus carpio isolate SPL01 chromosome B21, ASM1834038v1, whole genome shotgun sequence genome:
- the LOC122141223 gene encoding C-C chemokine receptor type 8-like, which translates to MNNSTVTFITLAASANPTTQSIGLIDSLQLFVCSFTFLFGMPTHCYVIWLIITGAGSGVALEFFNLNLSVCEIGICIFCFLDTMAIWFPNLKIVSNFIQGLGITGRSLILCLMCVERYLAVVHPVTFLKYKPLRYRVICCTVVWILTLGSCLYTMFILMALNIIAHGWFLTLQFFLFFSIQLFCLVAVLRALKQSGPGERVKEKEEENKMKRKAFHLILITSLNTIFINVPFIIFSLYRVVRQQQSLELRIAVVICYTLGGFVQPVLYLHRIGKLSCRCSS; encoded by the coding sequence ATGAATAACTCTACAGTGACCTTCATCACACTTGCAGCATCTGCAAATCCCACAACTCAATCCATTGGGCTAATAGACAGTCTACAATTGTTTGTGTGCAGCTTTACTTTCCTGTTTGGTATGCCAACACACTGCTATGTTATATGGCTCATCATCACAGGAGCAGGAAGTGGAGTTGCATTAGAGTTCTTCAACCTCAATCTGTCTGTTTGTGAGATTGGAATCTGTATATTCTGTTTCTTAGATACAATGGCAATTTGGTTTCCAAATCTCAAGATAGTGTCAAATTTTATCCAAGGGCTAGGAATCACTGGTCGTTCTCTGATTTtgtgtctgatgtgtgttgagcgttacctggcagtggttcatcctgtaacctttctgaagtacaaacctctcagatatagagtTATCTGCTGCACTGTGGTCTGGATACTCACTCTTGGCTCCTGTTTGTACACCATGTTCATTTTAATGGCGCTCAATATTATTGCACACGGATGGTTCCTTACACTgcagtttttccttttcttctctatccagttgttttgtcttgtggctgttcttagagctctgaagcagtcaggaccaggagagagagtgaaagagaaagaagaggaaaacaaaatgaagagaaaagCATTTCATCTCATTCTAATAACTAGTTTGAACACGATTTTCATAAATGtcccatttattattttttcattgtatcGTGTTGTAAGACAGCAACAAAGTCTGGAACTGCGAATTGCTGTTGTGATTTGTTACACACTGGGTGGTTTTGTTCAGCCAGTTCTTTATCTGCACCGCATTGGTAAACTCTCCTGCCGCTGTTCCTCATAA